In Bosea vestrisii, the following are encoded in one genomic region:
- a CDS encoding ABC transporter substrate-binding protein, with amino-acid sequence MRGVADRFQTANPGIKVEIEVMSWAAFGQRWPAARAANALPDVAITLGRNAIPMSIAGALHSTEPVLKTLGGPETFIPGLIEKSCKFNGAYVSLPHYVHSFISVYRKDRLAAAGLPVPVTWEDNLKAAIAMTKPPEYYGNILKLAKDDYAGAEFLWCMTQSAGGHFYDAKGEMLFDSEPVRQATEWLAEVGRKTSGPGIANLRLADTFSLVNSGKQSMCNDSAAIIGVAAQDAPEVAKNLDATLMPSKVTPGYQTNLIAAVLPKGRNSEDAQKFLAYLFAEDSYMPFLTTIPLFMFPAYRKADMKRFTDNPVIAAYPNVVKSTLDSVERGVMAGMDFGLNPFAAPVLTSGLIEDMLQRIILNDRPVKQEVAATAEKMDRLLQSIRSRL; translated from the coding sequence ATGCGCGGCGTCGCGGACCGCTTCCAGACGGCCAATCCCGGCATCAAGGTCGAGATCGAAGTGATGTCCTGGGCCGCCTTTGGGCAGCGCTGGCCGGCAGCGCGCGCCGCCAACGCCCTGCCCGACGTCGCCATCACGCTCGGACGCAATGCCATCCCGATGTCGATCGCTGGCGCACTCCATTCCACGGAGCCGGTGCTGAAGACGCTTGGCGGACCGGAGACCTTCATTCCCGGCCTCATCGAGAAGTCGTGCAAGTTCAACGGCGCCTATGTCAGCCTGCCGCACTACGTGCACAGCTTCATCAGCGTCTACCGGAAGGATCGACTCGCGGCTGCGGGCCTGCCCGTCCCTGTGACCTGGGAGGACAATCTCAAGGCCGCGATCGCGATGACGAAGCCACCGGAGTATTACGGGAACATCCTGAAGCTCGCGAAGGACGACTATGCGGGCGCCGAATTCCTGTGGTGCATGACCCAGTCGGCCGGTGGCCATTTCTACGACGCCAAGGGCGAGATGCTGTTCGACAGCGAACCCGTCCGCCAGGCGACCGAATGGCTTGCCGAGGTCGGCCGCAAAACGAGCGGCCCCGGCATCGCCAATCTTCGCCTCGCCGATACGTTCAGCCTGGTGAACAGCGGCAAGCAGTCGATGTGCAACGACAGCGCCGCGATCATCGGCGTCGCCGCCCAGGACGCGCCGGAGGTCGCCAAGAACCTCGACGCGACGCTGATGCCGAGCAAGGTGACGCCGGGCTATCAGACGAACCTGATCGCCGCTGTATTGCCGAAGGGCAGGAACAGCGAGGACGCGCAAAAATTCCTCGCCTACCTGTTCGCCGAGGACAGCTACATGCCGTTCCTCACGACGATCCCGCTCTTCATGTTCCCGGCCTATCGCAAGGCGGACATGAAGCGCTTCACCGACAATCCGGTGATCGCCGCCTATCCGAACGTGGTGAAATCGACGCTCGACAGCGTCGAGCGCGGTGTCATGGCCGGCATGGATTTCGGCCTGAATCCGTTTGCGGCACCGGTGCTGACCAGCGGCCTCATCGAGGATATGTTGCAGCGGATCATCCTCAACGACCGGCCGGTCAAGCAGGAAGTCGCCGCGACGGCGGAGAAGATGGACCGGCTGCTGCAGTCGATCCGCTCTCGTCTCTGA
- a CDS encoding carbohydrate ABC transporter permease: MTTRLFAAFDRHFQLLFILPGLLCLVGIVAYPVVWNLVAAFTNANLIYEGWRFTGLDNFRLVLADAEFVTSTFRTLVWTFVSVVLQLFVGLVAALCLEKVTAGRSLLRMALIVPWAFPAIIMAFAWRYMLDASYGVANYFMMILGLIGMPHAWLGETGTAMAALIAMNVWFGFPFMMVAMIAGLQTIPRELYEAARMDGASPWQEFLYVTLPGLKGIVATLATLRTIWIFNNFEFPYLTTGGGPIDATTTLPIYAFKVGWTQYELGRMAAVSVLMLAILTVTTVLYLRLLREEDDA, from the coding sequence ATGACGACCCGCCTCTTCGCGGCGTTCGACCGACACTTCCAATTGCTGTTCATCCTGCCCGGCCTGCTATGCCTCGTCGGCATCGTCGCCTATCCGGTCGTCTGGAACCTCGTCGCCGCCTTTACCAATGCCAATCTGATTTACGAGGGTTGGCGGTTCACGGGGCTCGACAATTTCCGCCTCGTTCTGGCCGACGCGGAATTCGTGACCTCGACGTTTCGCACGCTGGTCTGGACCTTCGTGTCGGTCGTGCTCCAGCTTTTCGTCGGGCTCGTCGCGGCACTGTGTCTCGAGAAGGTCACGGCCGGGCGATCGCTCCTGCGCATGGCGTTGATCGTGCCTTGGGCCTTTCCGGCGATCATCATGGCGTTCGCCTGGCGCTACATGCTCGATGCGAGCTACGGCGTCGCCAACTATTTCATGATGATCCTCGGGCTGATCGGGATGCCGCACGCCTGGCTCGGCGAGACCGGGACGGCGATGGCGGCGCTGATCGCCATGAACGTCTGGTTCGGCTTCCCTTTCATGATGGTCGCCATGATCGCAGGCCTGCAGACCATTCCGCGGGAGCTGTACGAGGCAGCTCGCATGGACGGCGCTTCGCCCTGGCAGGAGTTCCTGTACGTGACGCTGCCGGGGCTGAAGGGCATCGTCGCCACGCTCGCGACGCTGCGTACGATCTGGATCTTCAACAATTTCGAGTTCCCGTACCTGACGACCGGCGGCGGCCCCATCGACGCCACGACGACTTTGCCGATCTACGCCTTCAAGGTCGGCTGGACGCAGTATGAACTCGGCCGGATGGCGGCCGTCTCCGTGCTGATGCTGGCCATCCTTACCGTCACGACGGTGCTTTACCTGCGGCTGCTCAGGGAGGAGGACGATGCCTGA
- a CDS encoding carbohydrate ABC transporter permease: MPDIVARPRAGSLLKLAVPYIILAVLAAWALFPLAWMIFSSLKSYAELYRFPPSFSLRDLGFHNYRDVIVSTPFLSFLKSSTIVALASTILGTTIAAMAAYVLARRLVRGSGALTKLLLIAYIFPPILVAIPLFLVVNHVGLANTQAGLVLVHIAYTFPFSTWMLISFFRRVPVELEEAARIDGASNLTMFFRITLPLVAPGLVTVAVFAFISSWNEFLLSLIILGAGDQRTLSVGLYSLVGGEFAQWGTAMAATTLAIIPTLLLFLAVQNRMAAGLTAGAVKG; the protein is encoded by the coding sequence ATGCCTGACATCGTTGCCCGCCCCCGCGCCGGGTCGTTGCTGAAGCTGGCCGTGCCCTACATTATTCTCGCCGTGCTCGCCGCTTGGGCGTTGTTTCCGCTCGCCTGGATGATCTTCTCGTCCCTGAAGAGCTATGCGGAGCTCTATCGCTTTCCGCCAAGCTTCTCGCTCCGCGATCTCGGTTTTCACAACTACCGCGACGTCATCGTCTCCACGCCGTTCCTCAGTTTCCTCAAGAGCAGCACCATCGTCGCGCTGGCCAGCACGATCCTCGGCACGACGATCGCCGCCATGGCGGCCTATGTGCTGGCGCGCCGGCTGGTCCGCGGTTCGGGCGCGCTGACCAAGCTGCTCCTCATCGCCTACATCTTTCCGCCCATTCTGGTCGCGATCCCGCTCTTCCTGGTCGTCAATCACGTCGGGCTGGCGAACACGCAGGCCGGGCTCGTGCTCGTGCACATCGCCTACACGTTCCCGTTCTCGACCTGGATGCTGATCTCCTTCTTTCGACGCGTGCCCGTCGAACTCGAGGAGGCAGCGCGAATCGACGGCGCCAGCAACCTGACGATGTTCTTCCGGATCACTCTGCCGCTCGTCGCACCGGGACTCGTGACCGTCGCGGTATTCGCCTTCATCTCATCGTGGAATGAATTCCTGCTGTCGCTGATCATCCTGGGCGCTGGCGACCAGCGCACGCTCTCGGTCGGTCTCTACAGCCTCGTTGGTGGCGAGTTCGCCCAATGGGGAACCGCGATGGCAGCGACGACGCTCGCGATCATCCCCACGCTCCTGCTCTTCCTCGCGGTGCAGAACCGCATGGCGGCCGGTCTGACGGCTGGTGCCGTGAAAGGGTGA
- a CDS encoding GNAT family N-acetyltransferase, with amino-acid sequence MAEIAAPEALTLRPIAAGDAGLGAELSRRVGWPYRREDWEFAIGLGGGVVGVRDGKLVASALWWPYGKSHATLGMIIVAPEAQGGGIGRRLMQALLVQAEGRSLMLNATAAGEPLYAKSGFRPCGGVRQQHGHVLAVAAPQLGAGERLRPASSADLPILERLDRAATGLERGPSLAALLECGQCLVLEKAGQPVGFSILRAFGRGHVIGPVVAADEADARTLIACWLHGRTGQFIRVDLRLGSGLGDWLAQHGLAPAGDVVAMVRGDLPAAPGPARLHALINQALG; translated from the coding sequence ATGGCTGAGATCGCAGCCCCGGAGGCGTTGACGCTGCGTCCGATCGCTGCCGGCGACGCGGGGCTCGGCGCGGAGCTGTCACGGCGTGTCGGCTGGCCGTATCGCCGCGAGGACTGGGAGTTCGCGATCGGACTCGGCGGCGGCGTCGTCGGCGTGCGAGATGGAAAGCTCGTCGCCTCGGCTCTGTGGTGGCCCTATGGCAAGAGCCATGCGACGCTCGGGATGATCATCGTCGCGCCCGAGGCGCAAGGGGGCGGCATCGGCCGGCGCCTCATGCAGGCCCTGCTCGTGCAGGCCGAAGGGCGCTCGCTGATGCTGAATGCCACAGCCGCCGGTGAGCCGCTCTATGCCAAAAGCGGCTTCCGGCCCTGCGGTGGCGTACGCCAGCAGCACGGGCACGTGCTCGCCGTTGCCGCGCCGCAACTTGGCGCTGGCGAGCGGCTGCGTCCGGCAAGCTCCGCCGACCTTCCCATTCTGGAGCGTCTCGACCGCGCCGCGACCGGCCTGGAGCGCGGGCCGAGCCTTGCGGCCCTGCTGGAATGTGGCCAGTGCCTGGTGTTGGAGAAGGCCGGCCAGCCCGTCGGCTTCAGCATCCTGCGGGCCTTCGGCCGTGGCCATGTGATCGGCCCGGTCGTGGCGGCTGACGAAGCTGACGCGCGCACGCTGATCGCCTGCTGGCTGCATGGCCGGACCGGCCAGTTCATCCGGGTCGATCTGCGGCTTGGCTCAGGGCTCGGCGATTGGCTGGCACAGCATGGTCTTGCGCCGGCCGGGGACGTTGTCGCAATGGTGCGCGGCGATCTGCCGGCCGCGCCCGGCCCGGCGCGCCTCCACGCCCTGATCAACCAGGCGCTCGGCTGA
- a CDS encoding SDR family NAD(P)-dependent oxidoreductase, translated as MSERFDGKRILVTGGTSGIGFAAAKAFGALGAAVTVAARSRAGLDHALGALVLDGVAAEALCFDVCNEEEVIGAIAGRTFDVLVNNAGTHAPGNILDIASETFDTIMAVNVRGAFLVARTVAQSMVSAGIKGVIIQTSSQLGHVGAAGRASYTASKHALEGLNKCMALDLAPYGIRCVCVSPTFTRTEMTERASATSKEFSAQVSRMPLARLAEPEEIASVMVFVASSGAAMITGSSIMADGGWTCL; from the coding sequence ATGTCCGAGCGGTTCGACGGCAAGCGCATCCTGGTTACGGGGGGCACGTCCGGTATCGGCTTCGCGGCGGCCAAGGCGTTCGGTGCCCTGGGCGCAGCGGTGACAGTGGCCGCGCGTTCCAGGGCGGGACTGGATCACGCACTTGGCGCTCTTGTTCTCGATGGTGTGGCGGCAGAAGCGCTTTGCTTCGATGTCTGTAACGAGGAGGAGGTCATCGGGGCCATTGCCGGGCGGACGTTCGACGTTCTGGTGAACAATGCCGGGACCCATGCCCCCGGTAACATTCTCGACATTGCCTCGGAAACCTTCGACACGATCATGGCAGTCAATGTGCGAGGCGCTTTCCTCGTGGCCCGAACTGTCGCGCAATCGATGGTCTCGGCCGGCATCAAGGGCGTGATCATCCAGACATCGTCGCAGCTCGGCCATGTCGGCGCCGCCGGGCGGGCCAGCTACACGGCAAGCAAGCACGCGCTCGAGGGGCTGAACAAGTGCATGGCCCTCGACCTGGCGCCGTATGGGATCCGTTGCGTCTGTGTGTCGCCGACCTTCACGCGGACTGAGATGACCGAGCGGGCGTCGGCAACGTCGAAGGAATTCTCCGCACAGGTTTCCCGCATGCCGCTGGCTCGACTCGCGGAGCCCGAAGAAATCGCAAGCGTGATGGTCTTCGTCGCCAGTTCCGGGGCCGCAATGATTACGGGTTCGTCGATCATGGCCGACGGCGGATGGACCTGCCTTTAG
- a CDS encoding 2-hydroxyacid dehydrogenase yields MTLLLKSDAARAEEWTRLLADKAPELPFRIWPDIGDPADIRYLAAWLPPDNLLGQFPNLELLVSVGAGVDQLNLADIPAHLPIVRMIEPGLVDSMVEYVTMSVLALHRDLVPYIAAQREQAWKPLRIRPTTERRVGVLGLGMLGKACALKLAEFGFGVAGWSRSRHEVDGIVTFAGDDELPDFLARSDILICLLPLTDATRGLLGAELFARLPQGAMLVNAGRGGHLDQDALLAALDSDHLAAAVLDVCEPEPLPAGHPLWNHPKVLLTPHIASRSRSEASLDIVLENLRRHQAGEPLLGLIDRDRGY; encoded by the coding sequence ATGACGCTGCTGCTCAAGTCCGATGCCGCCCGCGCCGAGGAGTGGACGCGGCTGCTTGCGGACAAGGCGCCCGAGCTGCCGTTTCGGATCTGGCCGGATATCGGCGACCCCGCCGACATCCGCTATCTCGCCGCCTGGCTTCCGCCCGACAACCTGCTCGGCCAGTTTCCCAATCTCGAACTGCTCGTCTCGGTCGGCGCCGGTGTCGACCAGTTGAACCTGGCGGACATACCGGCGCACCTGCCGATCGTGCGGATGATCGAGCCCGGGCTCGTCGACAGCATGGTCGAATACGTCACCATGTCGGTGCTGGCCCTGCATCGTGATCTCGTGCCCTACATCGCCGCGCAACGGGAACAGGCCTGGAAGCCGCTCCGAATCAGGCCGACCACAGAGCGTCGCGTCGGCGTTCTGGGCCTCGGCATGCTCGGCAAGGCCTGCGCGCTGAAGCTCGCCGAATTCGGCTTCGGGGTCGCCGGCTGGAGCCGCTCGCGGCATGAGGTCGACGGGATCGTGACCTTCGCCGGCGATGACGAACTGCCGGACTTCCTCGCCCGCAGCGACATCCTGATCTGCCTGCTGCCGCTGACCGACGCGACGCGCGGCCTGCTCGGGGCCGAGCTCTTCGCCCGGCTGCCGCAGGGCGCGATGCTGGTCAATGCCGGCCGGGGCGGCCATCTCGATCAGGACGCCCTGCTGGCCGCGCTGGACAGCGACCATCTCGCAGCAGCGGTGCTGGACGTCTGCGAGCCGGAGCCGCTGCCCGCCGGGCATCCGCTCTGGAACCACCCCAAGGTCCTGCTCACGCCACACATCGCCAGCCGCTCGCGTTCCGAGGCCTCGCTCGACATCGTCCTTGAGAATCTGCGGCGCCACCAGGCAGGCGAACCCCTGCTCGGCCTGATCGACCGCGATCGCGGCTACTGA
- a CDS encoding Gfo/Idh/MocA family protein yields the protein MRIAIIGCGMIGRIHADRLAGLGHAIVAASDPDLERARAVAAGGRAYQDHRDLLREGGIDVACVCSPTPHHHGAVMDCAAAGVHVFLEKPMSVTLDEGREMAAAMEAAGLALGFGFKMRFEAVFAEARRLVAEGTIGRPRYATFSFYQPTPPGERIWYADIGVLRDMLVHMIDLAGWLLDAGPSAVRARTDREIGRAGEDKAFIDIDFGERVEARIQGGYLADYPDVAGREDIVFQIVGERGYVLGKRPDLLLAVTADGSRTHALAPIDAFAAELKAFTDALAARELPPVTGRDGLRAQAMIDAAERSAAAGGAEARIPRWH from the coding sequence TTGCGGATCGCGATCATCGGGTGCGGCATGATCGGGCGCATCCACGCCGACCGCCTGGCCGGGCTCGGCCATGCGATCGTCGCAGCGAGCGATCCCGATCTCGAACGCGCGCGCGCCGTGGCGGCGGGCGGAAGAGCATACCAGGATCATCGCGATCTACTGCGCGAGGGCGGTATCGACGTCGCTTGCGTCTGCAGCCCCACGCCACATCACCACGGCGCGGTCATGGATTGCGCGGCTGCGGGCGTGCACGTCTTCCTCGAGAAGCCGATGTCGGTGACACTCGATGAGGGTCGCGAGATGGCCGCCGCCATGGAGGCCGCGGGCCTGGCGCTCGGCTTCGGCTTCAAGATGCGCTTCGAGGCGGTGTTCGCTGAGGCGCGCCGGCTGGTCGCGGAAGGCACGATCGGGCGGCCGCGCTACGCCACGTTCTCGTTCTACCAGCCCACCCCACCAGGCGAGCGGATCTGGTACGCCGACATCGGCGTGCTGCGGGACATGCTCGTGCACATGATCGATCTCGCAGGCTGGCTGCTGGATGCCGGCCCGAGCGCCGTGCGCGCCCGGACCGATCGCGAGATCGGCCGCGCCGGCGAGGACAAGGCCTTCATCGACATCGATTTCGGCGAGCGCGTCGAGGCCCGCATCCAGGGCGGTTATCTCGCTGACTATCCCGATGTGGCGGGCCGGGAGGACATCGTATTCCAGATCGTCGGCGAGCGCGGATACGTTCTCGGCAAGCGCCCCGATCTCCTCCTCGCCGTCACAGCTGATGGGTCGCGGACGCACGCGCTTGCACCGATCGACGCCTTTGCAGCGGAGCTGAAGGCCTTCACGGATGCCCTCGCGGCTCGCGAACTGCCCCCGGTGACAGGCCGCGACGGGCTGCGTGCCCAGGCCATGATCGATGCGGCAGAGCGTTCGGCCGCGGCCGGCGGCGCCGAGGCGCGCATCCCCCGATGGCATTGA
- a CDS encoding IclR family transcriptional regulator: protein MAGSLLERTFNMLALLSAARSGLPLQQLADELEVPKSAVHRLLSELGRLGLTRQEPVTGHYMLTTKLLSLGFSYLAASGVVDVAQPVLDQLARESGELVRLAVVDGNTLTWVAKSQGARSGMRYDPEMGGHPTLFCTATGQAWLATLDDRQAVGIAIASGLEHAAEYGPNAPRTVAVLQRRLNKTRADGYAMVVESAAVGASAMACAIMSPASGQAIGTVSIAGPSFRLNETRMRQLSQSLVGAARELSQTSIGSDFFSPLARAATA, encoded by the coding sequence ATGGCTGGCAGCCTTTTGGAACGCACCTTCAACATGCTCGCATTGCTGAGCGCGGCGCGCAGCGGCCTGCCGCTGCAGCAGTTGGCGGATGAACTCGAGGTCCCGAAAAGCGCGGTGCATCGCCTGCTTTCCGAGCTCGGCCGACTCGGCCTGACGCGGCAGGAGCCTGTGACCGGGCACTACATGCTGACCACCAAGCTGCTGTCGCTTGGTTTCTCCTATTTGGCGGCGAGCGGCGTCGTGGACGTCGCGCAGCCCGTGCTCGACCAGTTGGCCCGGGAAAGCGGCGAGCTCGTGCGCCTGGCTGTCGTGGACGGCAACACGCTGACCTGGGTTGCAAAGTCGCAGGGTGCGCGATCCGGCATGCGTTACGATCCGGAGATGGGCGGGCATCCGACCCTGTTCTGCACGGCGACGGGGCAGGCCTGGCTCGCGACGCTCGATGATCGGCAAGCGGTAGGTATCGCGATTGCGTCGGGGCTGGAGCATGCGGCCGAATACGGTCCCAACGCACCGCGCACCGTGGCCGTTCTGCAGCGGAGACTGAACAAGACCAGGGCCGATGGCTACGCGATGGTGGTGGAAAGCGCCGCGGTCGGCGCTTCGGCGATGGCCTGCGCGATCATGTCGCCGGCCAGCGGACAGGCGATCGGCACGGTCAGCATCGCGGGCCCGAGCTTCCGCCTGAACGAAACGCGCATGCGCCAGCTGTCTCAGAGCCTTGTGGGCGCGGCGCGAGAGCTTTCACAGACCAGCATCGGCTCGGACTTCTTCTCTCCGTTGGCCCGCGCGGCCACTGCCTGA
- a CDS encoding cupin domain-containing protein, translating into MSTAPIVLANRAGTSGAKSFSEQDPFAAGREVVWSGAQDLAVGSAAFSGATEIAAFPHTEVLVVTAGRLDLSLTEGSKRPIQAGESIVIARGTALRVEAAPGTRWAFCASTGDASAAPGVTELPADAPLSASSPPPSNLIEGPVPQCRSFNAFTDEASRLRAGIWDSTPYRRVLRPQPVNELMHILVGSVTLTGEDGRPVQVRAGESVFVPYGTPCAWDSNEHLAKVYVVQEVGS; encoded by the coding sequence ATGTCGACTGCTCCGATCGTACTCGCCAATCGTGCCGGCACCTCCGGCGCCAAGTCGTTCTCCGAACAGGATCCATTCGCCGCCGGCCGGGAGGTCGTCTGGAGTGGTGCGCAGGATCTGGCAGTGGGGAGCGCCGCGTTCTCGGGCGCGACGGAGATTGCGGCCTTCCCGCACACAGAGGTACTCGTCGTTACGGCCGGGCGTCTCGACTTGTCGCTCACGGAGGGCAGCAAGCGCCCGATCCAGGCCGGCGAGAGCATCGTGATCGCGCGTGGCACGGCCCTGCGCGTCGAGGCGGCGCCCGGCACCCGCTGGGCCTTCTGCGCCAGCACCGGCGATGCTTCCGCAGCGCCCGGCGTGACGGAGCTGCCGGCCGATGCGCCGCTGTCGGCCTCCTCGCCGCCTCCATCCAACCTTATCGAAGGGCCGGTGCCACAGTGCCGCAGCTTCAACGCCTTCACCGACGAGGCATCGCGTTTGCGTGCCGGCATCTGGGATTCGACGCCGTATCGACGTGTTCTGCGCCCGCAGCCGGTCAACGAGCTGATGCATATCCTCGTTGGCAGCGTCACCCTCACCGGGGAGGACGGACGTCCGGTTCAGGTCAGGGCGGGCGAGAGCGTCTTCGTCCCCTACGGCACGCCATGCGCCTGGGACAGCAATGAGCATCTCGCCAAGGTCTACGTCGTCCAGGAGGTCGGATCGTGA
- a CDS encoding GMC family oxidoreductase, whose translation MEIESFDYIVVGAGSAGCVLAARLSEAGRHSVLLVEAGGADTNPFIHIPMGYPRLFADTRINWAYESEPEPGLGNRTLFQPRGKVLGGTSSINGMVYIRGQREDYDEWAEQGCVGWDWQSVLPYFRKAEDQVRGADDAHGVGGPVPVTEPAYVWPIAKTFLEACRQSGLSHNADFNGPSQEGYGFYQSTIRRGRRMSAAASYLAPARHRHNLKIRTRALVTRVVVENRRARGIEYRLGTEPRLANALREVILAGGAFNSPQLLLLSGIGPAGEIRSHDLPVVCDLPDVGRNLQDHFQTSLVYRCGHGRTLNDFARSPIRQGIALARYLATGGGPLAANGLATAAFVRSSPDLPRPDLNLYINPGSAAQRGRDGVAPDTFSGFTMSPVHMTPKARGSVRLRSPEPHDAPSISFGFLQHEDDVAALISGMRWIRRLAAQPCWAPWRIEEVTPGLPVESERDLVSDLRRRAFSNMHAAGTCRMGADSGSVVDLALRVRGIEALRVVDASVMPRLINGNTNAPTIMIAEKAADMIRNSV comes from the coding sequence GTGGAGATAGAGTCCTTCGACTACATCGTCGTGGGTGCCGGGTCGGCGGGCTGCGTGCTCGCCGCCCGCCTTTCGGAGGCCGGGCGTCACAGCGTGCTGCTCGTGGAGGCCGGCGGCGCCGACACCAATCCTTTCATCCACATTCCCATGGGCTATCCGCGTCTCTTCGCGGATACCCGGATCAACTGGGCCTACGAGAGCGAGCCGGAACCCGGGCTTGGGAACCGCACGCTCTTCCAGCCGCGCGGGAAGGTGCTCGGCGGCACGAGCTCGATCAACGGCATGGTCTATATCCGCGGTCAGCGGGAAGACTACGACGAGTGGGCGGAACAGGGCTGCGTCGGATGGGACTGGCAGTCCGTGTTGCCGTATTTCCGCAAGGCGGAGGATCAGGTTCGCGGCGCCGACGATGCGCATGGTGTCGGCGGGCCTGTCCCGGTCACGGAGCCAGCCTATGTCTGGCCCATCGCCAAGACCTTCCTCGAGGCCTGCCGGCAGTCAGGGCTGTCACACAACGCGGACTTCAATGGCCCCAGTCAGGAAGGCTATGGGTTCTATCAGTCGACGATCCGCCGTGGACGGCGGATGAGCGCGGCGGCAAGCTACCTCGCGCCTGCGCGCCATCGGCACAACCTGAAGATTCGCACCCGAGCCCTGGTCACGCGTGTCGTGGTCGAGAATCGGCGGGCGCGCGGCATCGAGTATCGTCTGGGTACCGAACCGCGCCTGGCGAATGCGCTGCGCGAGGTGATCCTTGCGGGAGGCGCCTTCAACTCGCCTCAGCTCCTGCTGCTTTCCGGCATCGGCCCGGCGGGCGAGATCAGATCCCACGACCTGCCGGTGGTCTGCGATCTTCCAGACGTCGGACGAAACCTCCAGGACCATTTCCAGACATCGCTGGTCTACCGCTGCGGACACGGGCGGACCCTGAACGACTTTGCCCGAAGCCCGATACGGCAGGGCATCGCCCTCGCCCGCTACCTGGCGACCGGCGGCGGACCGCTCGCGGCCAACGGTCTGGCAACTGCTGCCTTCGTCCGCAGCAGCCCGGACCTGCCGCGTCCGGATCTCAATCTCTACATCAACCCCGGCAGTGCCGCTCAGCGGGGGAGGGATGGTGTAGCGCCCGACACTTTCTCCGGCTTCACCATGAGCCCCGTCCATATGACGCCGAAAGCGCGCGGAAGCGTGCGCCTTCGCAGCCCCGAGCCGCATGACGCCCCCAGCATCAGCTTCGGCTTCCTACAGCACGAGGACGATGTCGCCGCATTGATCTCAGGCATGCGCTGGATCCGGCGTCTGGCCGCCCAACCCTGCTGGGCACCTTGGCGAATCGAAGAGGTCACGCCGGGGCTGCCTGTCGAAAGCGAGCGGGATCTCGTGTCCGATCTCCGCAGGCGTGCCTTCTCGAACATGCATGCCGCCGGCACCTGCCGAATGGGCGCGGATTCCGGTTCCGTCGTCGACCTCGCGCTTCGGGTTCGAGGGATTGAGGCGCTGCGTGTTGTGGACGCATCGGTCATGCCGCGCCTCATCAACGGCAACACCAATGCGCCGACGATCATGATTGCCGAGAAGGCCGCGGACATGATCCGCAACAGCGTCTGA
- a CDS encoding dihydrodipicolinate synthase family protein, with protein sequence MVANPLARPFSGLISAPFMPMLPDGAIDWASLRRYTDWIVSQKPDAVAVNMDAAEGPALTAEERVEVMRVCADVNAGRVPLLSGLIGGSTEGMIAHGRDLLAAGAEGFCVFPPMPVFIGSPIPAEMIRRFHGDIAQALRVPLIAFQFPRGWGPDYSGDMLTALASIDEVIAIKESSFDANQTIQAVESIARLERPIGILTGSDTFIYEAMLMGCGGALIGFAGTAVAELVDMQRAHRAGDTAKGFAIWSRLAPLARYCWRPPIRDFRPRMKELLVMQGVIDHAAVRRPQLGISSEERNVIARLGREAGLIS encoded by the coding sequence ATGGTCGCCAATCCCCTCGCGCGCCCGTTCAGCGGCCTGATTTCGGCGCCGTTCATGCCGATGCTTCCGGACGGTGCGATCGATTGGGCCTCGCTACGCCGCTATACGGACTGGATCGTCTCGCAGAAGCCCGATGCGGTCGCGGTCAATATGGATGCGGCCGAGGGACCGGCTCTGACTGCCGAAGAGCGCGTCGAGGTGATGCGCGTCTGCGCCGATGTCAATGCCGGCCGTGTGCCGCTGCTGAGCGGGCTGATCGGCGGCTCGACCGAGGGGATGATCGCCCATGGTCGCGATCTGCTCGCGGCCGGCGCCGAAGGCTTCTGCGTCTTCCCGCCCATGCCGGTCTTCATCGGCTCGCCGATCCCGGCGGAGATGATCCGCCGCTTCCACGGCGACATCGCGCAGGCGCTTCGCGTGCCGCTGATCGCGTTCCAGTTCCCGCGCGGATGGGGGCCGGACTATTCCGGCGACATGCTGACGGCACTCGCCAGCATCGACGAGGTCATCGCGATCAAGGAATCGTCGTTCGACGCCAATCAGACGATCCAGGCCGTGGAAAGCATTGCGCGCCTGGAAAGACCGATCGGCATTCTCACGGGCAGCGATACATTCATCTATGAGGCGATGTTGATGGGCTGTGGCGGCGCGCTGATCGGCTTTGCCGGTACGGCAGTCGCCGAGTTGGTCGACATGCAGCGCGCCCATCGCGCCGGCGACACTGCGAAGGGCTTTGCGATCTGGTCGCGGCTGGCACCGCTCGCCCGCTATTGCTGGCGCCCGCCTATCCGCGACTTCCGCCCACGCATGAAGGAGCTCCTGGTGATGCAGGGAGTGATCGATCACGCGGCGGTGCGCAGGCCACAGCTTGGCATTTCGAGCGAGGAGCGCAACGTCATCGCGCGCCTCGGGCGCGAGGCTGGCCTCATTTCATGA